The genomic region TTTGAGGATATTCAGCGGGATATTGAGTCAAAGATGGAAAGAATCAGCCTGGCTGAATTGATAGATGAAGTGGAAACCCAATATTAAGAGAGGAGAGGATATAATGGAATTTTTGAAGCAACTGGGTGTGAAAGAAGAGAATTTCGGCTGTTCGACCGGACAGGAATGGCTGAAAAGAACGGATGAGGGGCTGCTGGATGTCGTATCCCCCGCCGACGGCAAACATATTGCCAGTGTGTATCAGTGTTCGGAAGAGGATTATGAAAAGACTATTGAAAAGGCAACAGAAGCATTTAAAATCTGGCGCAAAACGCCGGCTCCCCGCCGGGGTGAAATTGTCCGCCAGATCGGACTGAAGCTGCGGGAGTACAAAGATCCTCTGGGACGCCTGGTGTCCTACGAAATGGGCAAATCTCTCCAGGAAGGCTGGGGAGAGGTTCAAGAGATGATCGATATCTGCGACTTCGCCGTGGGGCAATCCCGTCAGCTTTATGGATTTACGATGCAGTCTGAGCGGCCCAATCACCGGATGTATGACCAGTACCATCCTTTGGGTATTGTGGGGATTGTGACGGCTTTCAATTTTCCGGTAGCTGTTTGGGCCTGGAATGCCATGATTGCAGCTGTCTGCGGAGATGTGAACGTATGGAAACCATCCTCCAAAGTACCTTTGACCGCCGTAGCTGTGCAGAATATTGTAGCTCAGGTTCTGAAAGAAAACGACCTTCCTGAAGGCATTTTCAATCTGGTGATCGGCAGAGGACGGACTGTAGGTGAACGGATGCTCAATGATAAACGGGTCTCACTTATCTCCATTACCGGTTCCACGGCCGTTGGGCGTCATGCCAATGAGGTGGTTTCCCGCCGTTTTGGTAAAATCATTTGTGAACTGGGTGGCAATAATGCCATCATCATCACGCCTGATGCAGATTTAAAAATGGCGATTCCGGCTATTGTTTTCGGAGCCGTGGGAACAGCCGGACAGCGCTGCACCACAACCCGTCGCCTGATTATCCACGAATCGGTTTTCGATAAAGTGAAAGAATCTCTGGTGAAAGCCTACAAATCCCTGAAAATCGGAACTCCCCTGGATACAGATAACCATGTAGGACCCCTGATTGACAAGGAAGCTGTTAAAATGTTCACCGATGCCATTGAAGAAGTGAAAAAAGAAGGCGGCGCCCTGGTCTATGGTGGTGATGTACTGGAAGGTCCCGGCTATGAATCCGGCTGTTATGTGGTTCCTGCCCTTATGGAGGTGGAAAACTCCTATCCCATTGTCCAGGAAGAGACTTTTGCCCCCATTCTGTACCTCATCAAATATACCGGTGATGTACAGGAAGCCATTGATATTCACAATGATGTGGTACAGGGACTCTCATCCGCCATTTTTACCAACAACCTGCGGGAAGCAGAGACTTTTCTCAGCGCCTGGGGATCGGATTGCGGGATTGCCAATGTGAATATCGGCACCTCCGGGGCGGAAATCGGCGGAGCCTTCGGCGGTGAAAAAGAGACGGGCGGTGGCCGTGAATCCGGTTCCGATGCCTGGAAACTCTATATGCGCCGGCAGACAAATACCATTAACTATGGAACTGAACTCCCACTGGCACAGGGAATCAAATTTGAAATTTAACACCTGATATACGGAGAAAGAGAGGACTGAATGATTCAGGCAAAAGATGTTCGGAAAGTACTGGCTCGCCACATGTTGGCAGATGGTATGGAACCTGTGATTGATCTGGAAAAATCCAGGGGATCCTGGATGGTGGACAAGCGGAATGGAGACTGTTATCTGGATTTCTTTTCCATGTTTGCATCCATGGCTGTGGGCTTCAATCATCCCAAACTTGTGGCAAAGCAGGAAGAGCTGGGCAAACTGGCAATTCACAAACCAACGAATTCTGATGTCTATTCAGAAGAGATGGCGGAATTTCTGGAAATTTTCAGCCGGGTTGGAATTCCCGAAGAACTCCCGCATGCCTTTTTTATTGAAGGGGGCGGACTGGCAGTGGAAAATGCCCTGAAAACCGCTTTCGACTGGAAGGTCCGGAAGAATTTTGAAAAAGGATACAAGGAGCCCAAAGGGTACCAGGTGATCCATTTTCAGCAGTGTTTTCACGGCCGGACCGGATATACCCTGTCTTTGACCAATACTCACGATCCCCGGAAAACCCGGTATTTTCCCAAATTCGACTGGCCCCGGGTATTGAATCCCAAACTGGTGTTCCCCCTGAATGATGAAAACCTGGAAAAGGTGAAAAAAGCGGAAGCCGAATCCTTAAAACAGATTCATCAGGCCATCGATGAAAATCCCGACGATATTGCCGCATTGATTCTGGAACCCATTCAGGGTGAAGGCGGCGATAATCACTTCCGGCCGGAATTTATCCGTGAACTCCGCAAAATCTGTGACGATCATGAAATTCTCCTGATTTTTGATGAAGTCCAGACAGGTGTGGGACTCACGGGGAAGTTCTGGGCTTATGAGCATTACGGGGTAATACCGGATATCATCAGCTTCGGAAAGAAAAGTCAGGTATGCGGTATCCTGGCCGGTCCACGGATCGATGAGGTGGAGAATAATGTCTTTGCCGAATCCAGCCGGATTAATTCCACCTGGGGTGGTAATTTGGTGGATATGGTTCGCTTCGGATATATCCTCAAAATCATCGAAGAGGAAAACCTTGTGGATAATGCCCGGATTCAGGGTGAATTCCTGCTGGTTGAATTGGAAAAGATTGCGGATGATTTTCCGGGACTTGTATCCAATGTCCGGGGAAAAGGACTCATGTGTGCCTTCGACCTGAAAGATGAGAAAGCACGGAATACTTTTCTGAGTGAACTGGAAAAGGAGAAGGTCCTCATGCTGGGATGCGGTGAAAAATCGGTCCGCTTCCGTCCCCACCTGAATGTAAACCGGGATGAAATTCTCCAGGGTATTGACAAAATCAGGCTTTCCTTGAAAAAACTCGTTTGATTAAATATTATTTTATACCCCCTACCCCCAAAAAAGGTCGTTCATGTACGGACGGCCTTTTTTCTTTTATGCAGGATATTGTATATTCTCCGGGAGCTGAATCATGATACAAGGGAAACTCTACATTGTGGCCACACCTATCGGGAATCTTGAGGATATTACCTTCCGGGCGGTGGAAACATTGAAATCGGTGGATGTGGTCGCCTGTGAAGATACCCGTGTGACCCGCATTCTTCTGGATAAATATGGGATTACACCCCCGAAAATCATTGCTCACCATCGGCATAATGAAAAGAACAGCATACCGGGCATTCTTAAACTGCTGCAGGAAGGGCAACAGGTAGCTCTGGTATCCGATGCGGGAACGCCCGTCATCAGCGATCCGGGCAACGGACTGATTCGTGAGGCGGTCAATACCGGCATTCCAGTTATCCCCATTCCAGGTCCCTCTGCTGTTACAACTCTTTTAAGTGTGTGCCATTTTCCGGTGGATATATACACCTTTGAAGGTTTTTTACCCCATAAAAAAGGACGCCAGACCCGTTTAAAACTGATGGCCGATCGTTCCCACGTGACGGTTCTCTTTGAATCCACCCACCGGATTTTAAAGCTCCTGGAAGAACTTCAGGAATATTGCGGGGACCGTGATCTGTTGGTAGGCCGGGAATTGACAAAGATTCATGAAACTTTATTCCGGGGGACGGTGAGTGAAGCCCTGGAGTGGTTTCAGGAACATCCCGTCAGAGGGGAATTTGTGCTGATTGTGGCCCCGCCGGCGAAAAAAACGAAAACCGCGAAAATGAAATCATGACAGCGTGCCATAAAATAAGTACCATTTAAAAAAAATTGAGGAACATTATGAGTATTCTGGTTGTGGATCATCCGTTGATAAAACACAAGTTGGGACTTTTACGCCGGGTGGATACAAGTATCTCCCATTTCCGGCAACTGACCCAGGAAATTACCATTATGCTCACCTATGAAGCCACTCGGGATCTGATTCTGGAACCCCGGAGTGTTATGACCTGGAAGGGCAGAGCCGATGCCGAACGAATCTCCGGAAAGAAAATTTCAGTGGTTCCCATCCTCAGGGCAGGACTCGGGATGCTGGATGGTGTACTGGCTCTGATTCCTTCGGCCAGGATAAATGTGGTAGGGCTCTATCGCAATGAAGAGACCCTTTATCCGGTGGAATATTACAAAAAATTCAATAATGACATTCAGATTCGCGATGCCCTGATCATCGACCCCATGCTGGCGACAGGACATTCAATGGCCAAGGTATGCGAAATGTTGACGGATGAAGGCTGTTCCAATATCAAAGCCCTGTGTATGGTGGCTGCACCTGAAGGGGCTCAGTACATGGATGAAAATTTTCCCGATGTGACAATCTATGCCGCTGCCCTTGACGACCATCTGAACGAGGATGGTTATATTATCCCCGGCCTGGGTGACGCCGGTGACCGGATCTTTGGAACCAAGTAAATAACATGTGTTCATAATAAGTGCGCATTTTTTTCACGAATTACCCATTTTGTCCTTATAAATCGGTTTAATTGTAACTGTTTTCGCCATTGTTAATCACACACCCGCTTATAAGATAGGTGAATCATTAACGTGAAAAAGGCAGGTCAATCCATGAAAAAATTATTGATTTTGGGAGCCGGTACAGCAGGTACCATGATGGCCAACAAGCTGGTGAAGCAGCTTGATAAAGGAGAATGGAAAATCACCCTGGTGGACAAGGTTGAGGAGCATTATTATCAGCCGGGACTTTTATTTATACCGTTCAATATTTACAAGCGGAATGATGTAATCAAACCGAAGCGGGATTTTATACCATCGGATGTTGAACTGATTTTATCAGATATTGAATTGATTGAAC from Candidatus Neomarinimicrobiota bacterium harbors:
- the upp gene encoding uracil phosphoribosyltransferase, with product MSILVVDHPLIKHKLGLLRRVDTSISHFRQLTQEITIMLTYEATRDLILEPRSVMTWKGRADAERISGKKISVVPILRAGLGMLDGVLALIPSARINVVGLYRNEETLYPVEYYKKFNNDIQIRDALIIDPMLATGHSMAKVCEMLTDEGCSNIKALCMVAAPEGAQYMDENFPDVTIYAAALDDHLNEDGYIIPGLGDAGDRIFGTK
- the lat gene encoding L-lysine 6-transaminase; protein product: MIQAKDVRKVLARHMLADGMEPVIDLEKSRGSWMVDKRNGDCYLDFFSMFASMAVGFNHPKLVAKQEELGKLAIHKPTNSDVYSEEMAEFLEIFSRVGIPEELPHAFFIEGGGLAVENALKTAFDWKVRKNFEKGYKEPKGYQVIHFQQCFHGRTGYTLSLTNTHDPRKTRYFPKFDWPRVLNPKLVFPLNDENLEKVKKAEAESLKQIHQAIDENPDDIAALILEPIQGEGGDNHFRPEFIRELRKICDDHEILLIFDEVQTGVGLTGKFWAYEHYGVIPDIISFGKKSQVCGILAGPRIDEVENNVFAESSRINSTWGGNLVDMVRFGYILKIIEEENLVDNARIQGEFLLVELEKIADDFPGLVSNVRGKGLMCAFDLKDEKARNTFLSELEKEKVLMLGCGEKSVRFRPHLNVNRDEILQGIDKIRLSLKKLV
- a CDS encoding aldehyde dehydrogenase family protein, with the protein product MEFLKQLGVKEENFGCSTGQEWLKRTDEGLLDVVSPADGKHIASVYQCSEEDYEKTIEKATEAFKIWRKTPAPRRGEIVRQIGLKLREYKDPLGRLVSYEMGKSLQEGWGEVQEMIDICDFAVGQSRQLYGFTMQSERPNHRMYDQYHPLGIVGIVTAFNFPVAVWAWNAMIAAVCGDVNVWKPSSKVPLTAVAVQNIVAQVLKENDLPEGIFNLVIGRGRTVGERMLNDKRVSLISITGSTAVGRHANEVVSRRFGKIICELGGNNAIIITPDADLKMAIPAIVFGAVGTAGQRCTTTRRLIIHESVFDKVKESLVKAYKSLKIGTPLDTDNHVGPLIDKEAVKMFTDAIEEVKKEGGALVYGGDVLEGPGYESGCYVVPALMEVENSYPIVQEETFAPILYLIKYTGDVQEAIDIHNDVVQGLSSAIFTNNLREAETFLSAWGSDCGIANVNIGTSGAEIGGAFGGEKETGGGRESGSDAWKLYMRRQTNTINYGTELPLAQGIKFEI
- the rsmI gene encoding 16S rRNA (cytidine(1402)-2'-O)-methyltransferase — encoded protein: MIQGKLYIVATPIGNLEDITFRAVETLKSVDVVACEDTRVTRILLDKYGITPPKIIAHHRHNEKNSIPGILKLLQEGQQVALVSDAGTPVISDPGNGLIREAVNTGIPVIPIPGPSAVTTLLSVCHFPVDIYTFEGFLPHKKGRQTRLKLMADRSHVTVLFESTHRILKLLEELQEYCGDRDLLVGRELTKIHETLFRGTVSEALEWFQEHPVRGEFVLIVAPPAKKTKTAKMKS